One Terriglobales bacterium DNA segment encodes these proteins:
- the mrdA gene encoding penicillin-binding protein 2, which translates to MIFRDEKVPQLRLNVIQYLILVIFLVLAYGLWRLQVGGSDYYDALAERNRVRTIPILAPRGKILDREGRVIVDNYPSFSALLLRDQVKGLNQDVEKIAQGLHMSAADVRERVRKFATMPQYQPIILKDDITPDELAFIEAHRLELPELETIVAHRRLYPRNGFMAHLVGYVGEVSEDMLNRPEFELYSPGDVVGKSGVELYYNDLLMGKNGSRRVMVNSHGKEVGRLDETIATPGQPLKLTIDVDMQIAAEQALEDRNGAIVAMDPKTGEILAMVSRPTFDPNDFAVRISREQWTKLVTDESHPLLNKAIQAQLAPGSVFKIIMSVAGLQEGIAQDMHVICNGGAVFYGRYFKCWVTEEHRVHGLVDITKGIYQSCDVFFYTLAERLGIGRIAKWATSLGLGQRTGIDLPQEASGVMPSEEWKARNFKQKWYAGETISVGIGQGAVAVTPMQLARAIGAITSDGVLRRPHVVFPEQLPPSYRQIMNYNRETQIPLDPKNWQIITDAMASVTDPVGTAPSAHLQGIDFAGKTGSAQTISNAARKILKGSKYNDNSWFVGVTPRRNPEIVVAVLFEGGEHGKLAARIAAQVVKAYVEKQRKIPVKVAQTNHSNAVEMAGLWNEPESGQGDRFQAARFHINVSKGNTPRKQRLLTERLPIAESTKN; encoded by the coding sequence ATGATTTTCCGCGACGAAAAAGTCCCGCAGCTTCGCCTGAACGTCATCCAGTACCTAATTCTGGTTATTTTTTTAGTGCTGGCATACGGCTTGTGGCGGTTGCAGGTGGGAGGCAGCGATTATTATGACGCCCTCGCCGAGCGAAATCGCGTGCGCACCATTCCAATTCTCGCCCCTCGGGGCAAGATTCTGGACCGTGAAGGGCGCGTCATCGTAGATAACTATCCTTCGTTTTCAGCCCTATTGCTCCGAGACCAGGTCAAGGGACTCAATCAGGACGTAGAAAAAATTGCTCAAGGTTTGCACATGTCTGCGGCAGATGTGCGCGAGCGCGTGCGCAAATTTGCCACCATGCCGCAGTACCAGCCCATCATCCTCAAGGACGACATTACTCCCGATGAGCTGGCGTTCATTGAAGCCCACCGTCTGGAGCTGCCCGAGCTTGAAACCATCGTGGCGCATCGCCGACTGTATCCGCGCAACGGTTTCATGGCCCACCTGGTTGGCTACGTGGGTGAAGTTAGCGAAGACATGCTCAACCGCCCTGAATTCGAGCTCTACAGTCCTGGCGACGTAGTTGGCAAGTCCGGGGTGGAGCTTTATTACAACGACCTGCTGATGGGCAAGAACGGCTCTCGCCGGGTGATGGTCAACAGCCATGGCAAGGAAGTTGGCCGGCTTGATGAGACCATTGCCACTCCTGGCCAGCCCCTCAAGCTCACGATTGACGTCGACATGCAGATTGCGGCTGAGCAGGCACTGGAAGACAGGAACGGCGCCATCGTCGCCATGGATCCCAAGACTGGCGAAATTCTGGCGATGGTCAGCCGACCAACCTTTGATCCCAACGATTTCGCGGTGCGTATCTCGCGCGAGCAGTGGACCAAGCTGGTGACCGATGAGTCCCACCCCTTGCTCAACAAGGCCATTCAAGCGCAGCTGGCGCCGGGTTCGGTGTTCAAGATCATCATGTCGGTTGCCGGGTTGCAGGAGGGAATTGCCCAGGACATGCATGTGATCTGCAATGGCGGGGCGGTGTTTTACGGGCGTTACTTCAAATGCTGGGTCACGGAGGAGCATCGCGTACACGGTTTGGTAGACATAACCAAGGGGATCTACCAGTCGTGTGATGTCTTTTTTTATACGTTAGCGGAACGCTTGGGCATTGGGCGGATTGCCAAATGGGCAACGAGTCTAGGACTCGGTCAACGGACCGGGATAGACCTGCCCCAGGAAGCTTCAGGGGTGATGCCATCAGAAGAATGGAAGGCGCGTAACTTTAAACAGAAATGGTACGCGGGAGAAACCATCTCGGTGGGTATCGGCCAGGGAGCGGTTGCGGTAACTCCTATGCAACTGGCGCGCGCCATTGGGGCGATCACCAGCGATGGAGTTTTGCGGCGTCCCCATGTGGTCTTTCCGGAACAACTCCCTCCCAGCTACCGCCAGATCATGAACTATAACCGGGAAACGCAAATACCCCTTGATCCCAAGAACTGGCAGATCATCACCGATGCCATGGCGAGTGTGACCGATCCGGTGGGCACCGCTCCGAGCGCGCATCTTCAGGGGATAGATTTCGCCGGCAAGACGGGGAGCGCGCAGACGATCAGCAACGCCGCGCGGAAGATCCTGAAAGGCAGTAAGTACAACGACAATTCTTGGTTCGTGGGTGTAACACCGCGACGCAATCCTGAAATCGTAGTTGCCGTACTCTTCGAGGGCGGCGAGCACGGCAAACTGGCGGCACGTATCGCCGCGCAAGTAGTGAAAGCGTACGTCGAAAAGCAACGCAAGATTCCAGTGAAGGTTGCACAGACAAACCACAGCAATGCCGTAGAAATGGCCGGGCTGTGGAACGAGCCAGAGTCGGGGCAAGGCGACCGCTTCCAAGCAGCTCGATTCCATATAAATGTGAGCAAAGGCAATACGCCGCGAAAACAGCGACTGCTGACAGAGCGGTTACCGATAGCTGAGAGTACGAAGAACTGA